In the Oscillospiraceae bacterium genome, TTTTGCTCGTCAGCCAGCAGGGCGGCGGTACGTTTGGTAAGGGTTTGCCACAGGGCGGAAAGGTCCACTTTCATGGTGCCGTCCCCCCTGCCGTGATTTCATAGGGGATCGTGCCGCAGTTGGCCGCAAGCAGGGCTTCGGCCTTTTGGCCGTCCGCTGCATGCACCAGCGTGACCTGCCAGCCGGTATCCGTGCGGGCAATGGCCGCTTCGATGCCGCTGGCGGCAAGGACATCCCGCAACGCCTGGGCGGCGGCTTCGTCGGTCAGAGTGCGGCGGTAAGCGCCGACCTCGCTGTCGGATACGGACGAACTGTCGGATGCCGGGGCCAGCTCGGCAGCAATGCCCGCCCAATCCGCCACACGGATGATCTGCACCGCCGCCGTTATAATATACAAAGCCAGCACCGCATTTATGACAGGTTTGAAGCCGTTTTCCGGCCAGAAGATCCGCACCAGCCCTGCCACGGTGGAAAGCACACAGCAGCCAAAGGCAGCCGAACGCACAGCAGCCATTTTTACACCCCATTTCCTGCAAGCAGTAAAAGCGCCGTGGATAAAAACACGAGGAAAAAGTAAAGCACCAGCACCGAGCCGCACAGCCCCGCGCCCTCGGCATACAAACGGCACAGCCGTCCGCACTGCTTTTGCCCGCCTGCCAGTGCGGCGATGCCTGCACCGGAAAAGGCCAGGCTGTACAAAAGGCAGTGTAATAGTATCGGCGTAAAGGATGCCCCCAGCGCCAGCAGTGCCGCTAAGGCCAGCGAGCCTTTGAGCAGCTGCACGGCGGCGGCCGCGCCGGTCAGGGCCGCAGCGGCGGCATCCCCCACCACCGGCACTGCGCCCTGCAAGACACTTTTGCCGGTGCGCAGGGCGGCGGAATCCGCCGTGCCAGCCAGCACGCTTTGCAGGCCCAGCACAAAGCTGAACACCGCGCCGCAGACCTTTAACAGCCAATGCAGGCACTTGGAGAAAAGGGCGGCGGTTTCCTCCACCGCGCGGCTGCCCCAGACGCAGGCACAGGCCGCAAAGCAGAAGTAAATTTCCAGCACCGGCAAAAGCAGTTTGCCGATGACCGCTGCCAAAAACTGTGCCATGGCGAAGAACATACCACTGTAGACCAGTGCCCCGGCGGTCTGCCCGCCTGCCGCCGCAATGCCGCTGTAGACCGGCACGAAGGCGATAAGGTAGTTCTGGCAATCTTGCGCCGTGTCCCCCGCGGCGCGCACCAGGTCGATGCCCGCCGCCAAGCTCATGGCGGCGAAGCCCAGCACGGCGACGGCGTCAATGCAGCGCCTCCAGTTGTTGGCCCCGGCCAGCAGGCCCAGCACGCCCGCCACCAGCAAGTACCCTGCCGCCCGCAAGCCAAAGGCCAGTGGCTCGCCGATGTTGGCGGCAAGGTAATCTTTCGCCATCTGCCATAATTCGGCAAAGCCCCAGCCTGCGGCCTGCTGTAGGGTGGGCACACCGTCCAAAAGCCGGGCAGCATTTTGCTGTAAGCTTTCCGCCCCGGCAGGCAGGGGCAGCGCGGCGGCTATTGCAAGTAGCCCGCAAAGCAATCCAGCAGTTCTTGCAAAAGCGGCAGGGCCTGCAAAAGTGCCAGGATGCGCCCTCCCAGTTCGGCAGCGGTGGCCGCGGCAGCCATACCGGCCTCGCGGCAGGTATCGGCGGCAAACTGCGCCGCCAGCGCGATGCCCAAAACGCGCACCAGGCACCCCAGCCCGGCCCCCTGGAAATAGCCGCCCCAGGTATCCAGCCAATCCAGCACCGGCTGGGCCTGATGCAGTACTGCCGCCAGCACCCCTGCCGCCGCACAGACGGAGACGAGGAACGCGAAGGCGGGCTGGTCCTTTTTGAGGGTCAGGCAGAGCACGGCGGCGGTAAAGGTCAGCGCGGCAAGTTGAAAGATCAGCATAGCGCATCACAGTTCAAACAGTGCTTTGATGAGCACAAACAGGTCACTGATCTGCCGCACCAGCATGCTCAACACCACGATCAGCCCTGCCAGCGTGGTCATCATGGCCTGATCCTCCCGTCCGGAGCGGATGAGCAGCTGGTTGAGCACGGCCACGATGATACCGGTGGCGGCGATCTTGAAAACGAGATCAATATCCATCTTCTTCACCACAAAAGGATGGCCAGCAGCAGCCCCGCACAGCCGCCCAGGCGCGGCCACAGCGCCATGGCACGGGCCATGCAGTCAGCCTGGCGGTCGGCTTCCCGGCGGCAGAGATCTGCCATGCGGCGCAGTTCGGCACAGGCAGCAGCGCGGTCGCTGTGCCCCAGGGCGGCCAAGCTGGCGTGCAGCTCCCCTGCCAGCGCTTTGGGCAAGTTTGGCAGGGGTAAGGCCGACAGCGTACAATCGCTATCCGCCGGGAGGGCCAGCGCCGCAAAGGCAGGGTTTTCGGCAGCGGCGTGCAGCAGCATGGGGCCGGTCAGGGCACGGCAGGCCAGCAGTTCTTCTAAGTAAGTCCACAGGCGGGACAGCAGGCGGATACGCTTTTCCACCGCCTGCCGCCGCACAGCACCGCAGACACCCAGCCCGGCCCCAGCGCAGGCCAGCAGCAGCGTGCCCAGAAGCCGCGCCGTCATAGCTCCACCCACTGGGCCCCTGTGCCGGGACGGCTGCGGCCTGTAAGGAACACCGCCGCGCCAAAGGCCCCCGTAGCCAGCAGCCGCGCCAATTGGGGCTTGCGGGTCAGGCTTTCGGGAGCATCACAGTGGACGGAGGCGAGGAAGGTCGCCCCCGAGGCGATACCTTCTTCCAGCGCGGCGGCATCGGCGGCGGTGCCCAGCTCGTCGCAGACGATGTACTGCGGGTTCATGCAGCGCAGTGCCATGCAGACGGCCTGCGCCTTGGGAAAGCGGGTGTAGACATCGCAGGGCACATCCGCCCCGGCGGTAAAGCCATCGCTCTCCCCGGCCAATAGCTCACCCCGCTCGTCGATGACGCTGACAAGGGCATCTTTTTCGCAGAGATAGCGGATGAGCGTGCGCAGGAACGTTGTTTTTCCGCTGCCCGGTGGGCCGGCCACCAGTAAGCCGCCGGTGTTTTTCTGCAAAAATGCGGGCACTTCAGGCGGCAGGCCGCAGGTGATGGGCCGGGCAATACGCAGGTTGAGGGAGGTTACTGCAGAGAAGCCGCCCGGCCCCCAGCTACCCGCCACGCCCACCCGACAGCCGCCACGGATAGTGAAAAAGCCCTGGCGGAGTTCTTCTTCATAGGCAAAGACCGAATCCCTGCAAAGGTGCTGGAAACAGTCCTGCACCTCTTTGGCTGTGAGCCTGCGCAGCCTGTCCGCCCGGGGCAGGTACTTGGCCGCCGGGCTTACCCGGCCATTGACCGTAAACAGCATAGACTGCCCGGCCCGCAGGCGGATCTCCTGCACATAGGGCGCACAGCGTATGGGCAGGGCGGCCAGCTCGGCCGCGTAGGGCTGGGGCAGACATTGTGCCAGGCGATAATACTCGTCCATTTTTCGCTTCACCTCACACTGCCACTGTATGTGCAGCGGGGCGGGTACAGAACCCACCGCCAAAAATTACAGCCAAATGCTTGACAAAACGCCGCCCAGGTGCTATGGTTAGTTACACAAGTAATGAACCACTTAACCATGTATGGAAAGGCGGTGAGCACTTGCCCCCGACATTGAATGAACAGACTTCGATTTATCTGCAGATTGCCAAAATGCTGGAGGATGGCATTTTGCGCGGCATCTACCCCGAGGATACGCAGGTTCCCAGCACCAACGAGCTGGCGCGTACTTTGTGCATCAACCCGGCCACGGCGGCCAAAGGCCTGAACCTGCTGACCGAGGACGGCATCCTGTACAAGCGCCGCGGCATTGGCATGTTTGTAGCCCCCCGCGCGGCCGAAAAGATACGCGCCAAGCGCAAGCAGACATTTTTTGAGCAGTATGTCCGCCCCCTGGCGGCCGAAGCTAAGAACATTGGCATCACCCCTGCGGAACTGCAGGCCATGCTGGCCCAGGCCAGCGAAAAGGAGTAAATGATGGAAGCAAAAGTTTTAACAGCCCAAAGCCTTTGCAAGCGCTACGGCACGCTGGACGCTTTGGACCATGTAGACCTGACGCTGGAGCCTGGGCACATCTACGGGCTGATCGGCCGCAACGGCGCGGGCAAGACGACACTGCTCTCAGCCCTGACGGCGCAGATGCCGGTGGATGCGGGCACCGTGACCTACGGCGGCGCGCCTGTGTGGGAGAATGAGGCTGTTCTGGGCGAGCTGTGCTTCAGCCGGGAATTAGGCAGCACCGTCGGCGGGATGAACAACGCCTTGAAAGTGAAGGATTATCTGAACGCCGGGCGGCTGTTTTATCCCCATTGGGACGAAGCCTATGCCCAAAAGCTGATAACACAGTTTAAGCTGGCCCCCAAAAAGAGGATCAGCGCCCTGTCCAAGGGCATGGCCAGCATGCTGACCATCGTGCTGGCGCTGGCCAGCCGCGCCCCCATCACCTTTATGGATGAGCCGGTAGCCGGGCTGGACGTGGTAGCGCGGGAGGATTTTTACCGCCTGTTGCTGGACGATTACGCCGAGACCGGGCGCACGTTCGTTATCTCCACCCACATTTTGGAGGAAGCCTCGAACGTGTTTGAGAAGGTGCTCATCATGAAAGAGGGGCGCTTGATCGAGGCCTGCGATGCCGACGAACTGCTGGCGCAGTTCTGCGCCGTGACCGGGCGGGACGATGTGGTGAACGAAGCCTGCGCCGGGCTGAACATCCTGCATACCGAAACATTGGGGCGGCAGAAGTCCTGCGTGGTGCGGGTGCCTGCCGAGACCATGGCCGCCAAGGGGCTGGATGTAGATTGCACGAGCCTGCCCCTGCAAAAGGTGTTTGTGGCGCTGTGCGGCCACGAGCAAGAACTCCAGGAACATCGGGAGGGCTAAGCGATGAAAGGCACTGTTAAAACGCTGCGCTTTTTTGCCTGGCCGCTTGCCCAGATGCTGGGCATTGCTACCCTGTTTTACTTTGGCACCCTGGTGTTAGGTGGGCTGACGAAGATGGTCATCTTCTCCGA is a window encoding:
- a CDS encoding ABC transporter ATP-binding protein, translated to MEAKVLTAQSLCKRYGTLDALDHVDLTLEPGHIYGLIGRNGAGKTTLLSALTAQMPVDAGTVTYGGAPVWENEAVLGELCFSRELGSTVGGMNNALKVKDYLNAGRLFYPHWDEAYAQKLITQFKLAPKKRISALSKGMASMLTIVLALASRAPITFMDEPVAGLDVVAREDFYRLLLDDYAETGRTFVISTHILEEASNVFEKVLIMKEGRLIEACDADELLAQFCAVTGRDDVVNEACAGLNILHTETLGRQKSCVVRVPAETMAAKGLDVDCTSLPLQKVFVALCGHEQELQEHREG
- the spoIIIAC gene encoding stage III sporulation protein AC; the encoded protein is MDIDLVFKIAATGIIVAVLNQLLIRSGREDQAMMTTLAGLIVVLSMLVRQISDLFVLIKALFEL
- a CDS encoding GntR family transcriptional regulator; amino-acid sequence: MPPTLNEQTSIYLQIAKMLEDGILRGIYPEDTQVPSTNELARTLCINPATAAKGLNLLTEDGILYKRRGIGMFVAPRAAEKIRAKRKQTFFEQYVRPLAAEAKNIGITPAELQAMLAQASEKE
- a CDS encoding ATPase, T2SS/T4P/T4SS family, which gives rise to MDEYYRLAQCLPQPYAAELAALPIRCAPYVQEIRLRAGQSMLFTVNGRVSPAAKYLPRADRLRRLTAKEVQDCFQHLCRDSVFAYEEELRQGFFTIRGGCRVGVAGSWGPGGFSAVTSLNLRIARPITCGLPPEVPAFLQKNTGGLLVAGPPGSGKTTFLRTLIRYLCEKDALVSVIDERGELLAGESDGFTAGADVPCDVYTRFPKAQAVCMALRCMNPQYIVCDELGTAADAAALEEGIASGATFLASVHCDAPESLTRKPQLARLLATGAFGAAVFLTGRSRPGTGAQWVEL
- a CDS encoding stage III sporulation protein AE: MLCGLLAIAAALPLPAGAESLQQNAARLLDGVPTLQQAAGWGFAELWQMAKDYLAANIGEPLAFGLRAAGYLLVAGVLGLLAGANNWRRCIDAVAVLGFAAMSLAAGIDLVRAAGDTAQDCQNYLIAFVPVYSGIAAAGGQTAGALVYSGMFFAMAQFLAAVIGKLLLPVLEIYFCFAACACVWGSRAVEETAALFSKCLHWLLKVCGAVFSFVLGLQSVLAGTADSAALRTGKSVLQGAVPVVGDAAAAALTGAAAAVQLLKGSLALAALLALGASFTPILLHCLLYSLAFSGAGIAALAGGQKQCGRLCRLYAEGAGLCGSVLVLYFFLVFLSTALLLLAGNGV